The Allorhodopirellula heiligendammensis genome includes a window with the following:
- a CDS encoding MerC domain-containing protein: MSDIPYETAPVLPLRSLETATLSTWRDWIGIMASIGCAVHCAAMPFVIAFLPALGLSFLADESFHQWMALACFLIAIAAFVPGWRKHRRKTPMAVASLGLVLITGAAFGLAGDCCAACATPGIAATGPTVCTDACCEHCAAAEGTATLPPSTERTSNKLKSSRQSAINGKPEASGMQAFIAPFALWITPLGGILLVCAHLLNRRWGCLCGCCENPVQTA, from the coding sequence ATGAGCGATATCCCTTACGAAACGGCGCCTGTGTTGCCGCTTCGCTCTCTCGAAACCGCAACCCTTTCGACCTGGCGCGACTGGATTGGAATCATGGCATCCATCGGATGTGCGGTTCATTGTGCGGCGATGCCGTTTGTGATTGCGTTCTTACCTGCACTAGGGCTCAGCTTCCTGGCCGACGAATCGTTTCATCAATGGATGGCACTGGCATGCTTCTTGATCGCAATCGCTGCATTTGTTCCCGGTTGGCGAAAGCATCGCCGGAAAACACCGATGGCCGTCGCCAGCCTGGGACTGGTGCTCATTACCGGTGCCGCCTTTGGACTCGCTGGCGACTGCTGTGCCGCTTGCGCGACACCGGGCATCGCGGCGACGGGGCCCACCGTGTGCACTGATGCGTGTTGCGAGCACTGTGCCGCAGCGGAGGGCACCGCCACTTTGCCCCCATCGACCGAGCGCACGTCCAACAAGCTCAAATCAAGCCGCCAGTCGGCCATCAACGGCAAGCCGGAGGCCTCGGGTATGCAAGCCTTCATCGCGCCGTTTGCACTCTGGATTACACCGTTGGGCGGAATTCTGTTGGTTTGCGCACACTTGCTGAACCGTCGCTGGGGATGCCTTTGCGGGTGCTGCGAAAATCCCGTACAAACTGCATGA
- a CDS encoding Fur family transcriptional regulator, giving the protein MSKSSESIEAIKQAIRDAGLRATPARIATLVMLREANAPLTHANVAEQLSISGIDKATAFRNLNDMADSGLLRRTELGDHVWRFEAIADGDHDQSAHPHFLCVDCGTVSCLDEVKLTASSQRESGKVGEVTEILLRGHCNACR; this is encoded by the coding sequence GTGAGCAAGTCGTCTGAGTCGATTGAAGCAATCAAGCAGGCGATCCGTGATGCGGGGTTGCGAGCAACTCCCGCGAGAATCGCCACGCTCGTCATGCTTCGGGAGGCGAACGCTCCGTTGACCCACGCCAACGTCGCCGAGCAACTGAGTATCAGCGGCATCGACAAAGCGACTGCGTTTCGCAACTTGAACGACATGGCTGACTCGGGATTGCTGCGCCGGACGGAATTGGGGGATCACGTTTGGCGATTTGAGGCGATCGCGGACGGCGACCATGATCAATCGGCTCATCCGCATTTTTTATGCGTTGATTGCGGAACCGTCTCTTGCCTGGATGAGGTGAAATTGACCGCGAGCAGTCAGCGCGAGAGCGGCAAAGTCGGTGAAGTGACCGAAATTCTGCTTCGAGGCCATTGCAATGCATGCCGGTAG